The region ATTGCTAAAAGATCCCAACGTTACATATCCTACTGCATTCGCTATTTCGCTTACTGAGTGTTCCGTCTTCATCAGAAGTTCTATTGCTTTCACGATACGCAGTGTTTTTAAATATTGCAAGAAGGAGATTTGTAGTTCTGCCTGAAATAACCGTGATACAGAACGCTCACTCATATTAAACTTACTACTTATATCCGTTAAGGTTAATGGCAGTCCGAAGTGTACATCTAAGTAATCCGTAATTTTAATCATACGCGGATTATCACTAAACGGCAATTGTAATTGCATATTCTTATCTATAAATGTAGGTAAGATATTCTTTAACGCTTGTAAAAACACAAAATTAGGAGTATTCTGATCTACCATCTGATCGTGCCAACAGGCTGTATACCCAATCATCTCTATCAATAAATCTGATGCTCCATAGATACCTAATTTAGTATAAAAGGGATCTTTATCATCATCGAGTGTGTAATAATACAACGAATGTAAGACTGTAGCCGAATGGCTCAATCTCAATATATGAGGCACCTCTTTTGGGATCCAAAAGAAATATTTAGCAGGTACGACATAGGTGATACTATCTACAGTGACGTATGTAATACCTCCTTCCACATAGGTAAGTTGCCCTTTTTGGTGTTGGTGTAAGGGATATCGTTTGGTTGATTTTTCGTGTGTGATAAAGACACCGTCTTCATTACTGTCGATAAACTCTAAGGAATCGATGATTCTCATTGAGGACTTTAAAATTATTTAGTAAGCAAAAGTACAATGATTTTGTCTGTTTTGGATAAAAAGTTGACTATTTAAGAAGTACAAGGTATAACGTGCTCGCTCTACTTTTGTGCGATTTTAAAAACCACTTATGAAACTGGGAAAATTCCACCTCTTAGCTGTACTCACCAGCTGTATTACATCAGGTTATTGCCAGCGTGTGTCACCTTCTATTTCACAGATGGATACACTGTCTATAACACTTAATGAAGTTTGGCAACAGACAGACTTGAATAGTAAAAGGGGATTGATTCAAAATAAAGAGCAAGAGATTCGACGTGAGAATACGAAAGATGCTGAGATAGGGAGATACCCTGTGTTTAATGCTTTTGGTCGTGCTGAGAAAGCAAGTAATATCCCTGTCTATACCGATGGGTTATTTCATAAGCCAGAACAACACGATGTTATCCATACTCTTTATAATACTGGGGTATCTATGTATCTGAATCTGTATAGTGGCAATCGTCAGAATCTTGAAATAGAAGAACGCAAGACGCTTGAGAATAAAGCAAGTATTATGGCGAATATGACAAAGTCAGAGGTACGCCTTGAAGCTATTAGAAGTTATTTAGCATTAGCGAGATTGGCTAAGTTTAAGAAAGTCATCACTTCTGATATCACAGATCACAAGGAGCAGTTGGAAGAAATAGAACATCTGTATAAGAATGGTGTGGTGCTTAAGAGTGATGTGCTACGTGCTACAATGGAGATTTCGAAAAGAGAAATGACCTTGGTACAGATTAACAATGATATGTTGATCGAGAACCAGAAGCTTGTCTTGCTAATGGGGTATAAGGATACAGATTTTATTAAAACACAGGATTCTTTTGACGATATGGCTACAGTAGAGCCTTATGAAACATCATTAGAGATTGCCTTAGAGCACGGGTTTAAACATCTGTTGTCAGAAGAAGATTTGGCACTAAGTGAAATAGAGCAGAAAAAGGTAAAAGCGAATACCAAGCCGAGTATCGGATTAATCGGAAACTTCACAATGGCGAACCCGCAGATATTTCTTTATCCCTATAACCCAAGTTGGTATAGCTTAGGGACGATAGGGGTGCAAGTGTCTTTCCCAATCTCTAATCTCTATCACAATGTACACAAAGTCCGCAGTCGTGCCTTAGAACACGAAAAAGAAGAGTTACAACATAAAAATGTGCAAGACCAAATAAAACAAGAGGTTCAACAGGCTTATTTGCGCTATCAAGAGTCGTTCGTGCAGATAGAAGTTTGTACTAAGAATAAGATACAAGCAGCTGAGAATGCACGGATTATTAAAAGTACATATTTCAATAAGATATCGCTACTCACCGATTTATTGGATGCAGATGTACAACACTTACAAACACAGTTCGAAATAGAAGCTGCAAAATTAGACAACATATATAAATACTATACTCTTCAACTCGCTAAAGGCTTATTATAATGGATATTAAAACTCGTATCAAAATTACTGACCGCCTAATCACACGTATTACGCGCTATCTTGCCTTACTAATTATTTTTGTTGGAAGTATTTGGGGAATTCGCACACTATGGATTTATTTGAAATATGAACAAACCAATGATGCACAGGTGCAAGAGTATATTAATCCTGTTATCTCTCGTGTAGGTGGGTATTTGACAGAAGTGCGTTTTGAAGAAAACCAAATCGTAAATAAAGGGGATACTCTATTAATCGTAGACAATAGAGAATATACCTATGATCAAGCGGCTACTTCTGCCGAAATCGCAAAGCAGTATGCACAAGTCAAAGAGCTTGAAGCTCGTCAATATACGCTATCTCAATCTGCAGCGGCTGCCAAAAGTCAAATACAAGGACGTGAATCTAAGTATCGTCAGCAAGAGTTAGATTACAACAGATATAAGAAATTATATGAGGCTGATGCGGCTACAGCGCAAATGCTAGAAGAGAAACAAGCTCAGTTAAACATTGGGAAGAGTGATTATAAAAGTAGTGTAGAGAATGCGAGAGCTGCCACAGCAGGTATAGCGGATCTTGAAGCTCAAAAAAACGTAGTGGCAAAAGAAATAGCACGCCTACAAGAATTAGAAAAATACAAGAACCTCAATGTAGGTTATACTGTAATCACTGCCCCGTATCGCGGGAGAATGGGGAAACGCAGTATTGACTTGGGGCAAATGATTTCGGTAGGGCAAGTGCTGACGTATATCGTAAATGATGAAACACCTAAGTGGATTATTGCCAACTTTAAAGAAACACAGATTCGCAATATTCACGTGGGTAATGAAGTAGATGTAGTGGTAGATGCGTATCCTGATACCAAGTTTATCGGTAAGGTTATTTCTATTGCACCGGCTACAGGATCGAGCTTCTCTCTATTACCACCGGATAATGCCACAGGTAACTTTGTGAAAATCGTACAGCGTATCCCAGTTCGTATAGAGATTACATCTCCTACCGAATCAGAAGAGTTATTAAAAGCAGGGATGAATGTCAATGCCTTTATCGCTAAAAAACAAACTAATGCAAAATAACGAAGCCTCTCAGTTATTCGTTGATTGGATTCCAGAGTGGATGATACATGTCATTCTTTTTGTACTTTTAATGCCGAGTATCGTCCTTTTTTTCCTGCCTGCTGCTAATGCTACAGCAGCGACAGGGTACTTTGGGTGTGATCCACGAGACATACAGTTTTCCGTATCGCTACTCTATGCAGGCTTTGTGGCGTTCTATAGTTTAGAACGTCGTTTCTTTACATTCTTAGCGACGAAAGAATACTTTATTATCTTTAATGTATTGCAAATCATAGGGTGTATTGTCTTGTATAATGTGCAGGCACTCTGTATTGTATTTCCTATCCGTTTTTTGCAAGGGATGTTGTTTGCCAGTACCGTTAATCTGTCTATTTCGACACTATATGCCCGCCTTGAGAGTTCAAAAGCGCGAGAGATTAGTTTCTCTTGTTTCTATGGGATCTTAATCTGTGCTACCCCTTTTAACCAATTGATTACTTCAGATTTAGTAGATCAGTATGACTATTCCTTTTTGTATAAAGTAGCCTCGTTCTCTTTTATACCAGGGTTAATACTCATTATGCTGACAATGCGCTTCGTCCGTCTAAATCGCAAGTTGCCATTGTATAGCTTAGATTGGGAGAGCTTTGTGTTGTTTTCTGTAGCGGTAGTGCTGTTTGGTTATATCACTATTTATGGGCAACAGTATTATTGGTTTGAAGATAGTGATATCCGATTAGCAGGCTTAGGGATATTGGTTACACTTGCTGTATTTATATGGCGTCAGAAATATTTGAAGCGGCCTTATATCAATTGGCATGTATGGAAGTATCGCAACTTTAAGATAGGACTGTTCCTACTATTCATCTTATATATCTGTCGTTTTGCCTCAGGGATTACGAATGTACATTTTGTCAATTCACTTCGCTTAGACCCCAGACACCTCTCTTACCTTAATGTGTTTAATCTAATAGGGCTTGTTTTAGGAGTAATCATTGCGTGTGTGTGGCTAATCAAACGTCGCCCTATTCGCTTTATATGGAGTTTAGGCTTTATCTGTTTGTTCTTATTTCACATCGGAATGTATATGCAGTTTGCACCTACTGCTAATCCAGATGATTACTACGCTTTGTTGTTTTGTCAGGGGATAGGTGTGGGCTTACTGATGGTACCGACTATTATCTACTGCGTGGCATCTGTACCTGTATCTCTTGGAGCATCTGCTGCGGCAGTGTGTTTAGGAGTGCGCTATTTCGGATATACATGTAGTATTGCGATTATGAATTATTATAATCTATATAGCTCTAAGCAACATTTAAATCGCTTTGCAGATTACCTAAATTGGTCTAACCCCATCTTGCAAGGTAAGCTCGTTCAGAATGCCGCAAAGCTACAGAGCAGGGGATTATTACACACACCAGCGGAGAAAGCCAGTGAGAAGATGTTATTATCTGACCTCGGCAAACAAATAGAGCTGAGGTACGCGATGGACTACTTCGAGATACTGAGTTGGCTATTATTAATAATCGTCATCTTAGTGATCTTCACTCCCTATTTAAGTAAAACGTGGGTTTACTTAAAATCAAGAACCGTATCGCCTTTTTAGTTTTTATATTTTCTTTCTTTAGCAGCAGGGTATGCAGATGCTCTGCTGCTTTTTTAAAGTTCACTCCAAAAAAAAATCCTAAGCGTTAACTTACGATTTTCTTGTACTCCCTAGGGGACAAATATCGAACAATTTTATTGAAGATGTCGAACGTTTTCAGGAATTGTTTCAAGAATGAGACAAAATAAAAAACCTACATCTAAAATCAAGATGTAGGTTTTTTATTTTATCATGAGAGAAAGAGGGGTTGCCTCTTTTACTCTCTATGCTTTTTAAATTGTGTTGAGCACCTTATTCGGAAAGGTTTAAACTGTGGTTGAAATCCTTTGCTTATGAAGCATAATATACTATTTAATAATTGATTTGGTGATAAAAGAGAATTTTAGGTTTATCTCTAAAATGTGTATTTCATCAATATAGTGTTAGCAGAAATTAATTTTCTTTTTCAACTTGATTAGACCACTTTTTTATTAAATAATCCTCATCACATTCACCTAAATCCCAAACAAAATTCGAATTATTTTCTCCAAAATTCTGGGTATGATAATAATTAGCCATTGTTGAGTTGAGTTTATTTTTATGTACTCTATGTGTTGATACACTTGTTAAAACAAGATGTTTATCAACAATGTCTGGGCGTAAAACTAAATTCTGTCCTTGGTAGCCTGTTTGTACACTAGGATATAGAATACCTGGATAATCTCCTTCAGTCATTAGTAAATCGGCATAGGCTACTGCAATTTTATAGTCATGATGAGAACGAATTTTTCTTGCGAATTCTTGACTAAATAATTGTAATTGTCTTAAAGCTAATTCTCGCATTGGTTCTATCATTAAATCGTTGTAGTATTTCCGAAAAGATGCTTCTATTTGTGGATTAGCCGTAATAGCTTCTTCACTAAAAACAATTTCAGGAACAATAAGTTCTTGATTAGTTTTCCATCTACTTAAAGTAAATAATTCTCCTTCCAGATTTACAGATTCGGTGTCTCTAAGTAAAGTCGAAGTTTCTGCATAAGCAGTCATTCTGTTCTCTCTTATTTTTTCACTCATTAGTGCTCCATAAAAAAGTGGTTGATGTGGTTTATTAGCTCTACCAAATTCTGTTAGATGTGTATTAATAACTTCTTCATCTGTAATATATGAAAGCTCATTTTCTGAAGTAAAGAATGGTTTGCCATTGTTTAGTCTTACTCTATCAATCATTGCATTTTTATGTAGTTTAGCCAATGCGATTGGAATGTGTCTAATAGACTCTTTAATTAGTGTCTTAATATCTTCATATTCAATTTCTTCTAGACGATCTCTATAAGCTATAATTTCTTTTAGCGCTTTTTCTTGTGTAGACATAGATTGATATCATTATTGTTAAGTATGACTAGGCTTTGCAAAAGAGGGTAAATTGAGAATAAAAATTTCAATTTAAAACCACAAAAAGTAAAAGTCTTTTAATTGGTTAATTTTAAGAAAAAAATTAATATAATGAACTTTTACATAAAATATATTTAACTACTATCTTAATAGGAACTAGTCATTGCTTAAATTCGTTGTCATATCTGATAGTTTTGTTATATTTCTTCTTCTAAATCAAAATTAAGAACTTTATAGTTTGGTTTTTTAAAGTATGGATAATTTATATTTAGAAATTTTTGATTATGTCCCTCATCAATTATTAAAGTATAAGTTTCGTCTACAAATGTATTTTCAAGAATGTCTTTAAAAGTTTTTAATGTGTATATTCTATATTCATTATTATACATTATAAATGTAGGTGTGTTGATAATAAATATTCCCTCTAATGAAAAGGTGTCAATTTCTAAATCTTTGTTCTTAGTAAGAACTTGGAAATGTTCTTGAACATCTTGAATTTTTAATGATAAATAATCTAATTTTCTTCTAATGGTTTTGTTATAGGACTTTTTATTAGTTTCGAAATATGCATAGTCATTCTTGAAATTATTCATGTCGAAGCGAGCGATTTGATGCTTACTATCTGCAATGAAAATTTTTTCATTGTGAATGAAAAGGAAATCTATTTCTCCGCAATTTTCGTTGTGAATATTGATGTTTTGTCCATTCCATTTTTTTAAATGAGTAACGTTTCTATCAAATATTATATTATTCTCGATTAATAGTTTTTCTGCCTCATCTTCTAGAATTTTATCATTATACATAACTTTATTTTTTA is a window of Myroides oncorhynchi DNA encoding:
- a CDS encoding beta-carotene 15,15'-monooxygenase, whose protein sequence is MQNNEASQLFVDWIPEWMIHVILFVLLMPSIVLFFLPAANATAATGYFGCDPRDIQFSVSLLYAGFVAFYSLERRFFTFLATKEYFIIFNVLQIIGCIVLYNVQALCIVFPIRFLQGMLFASTVNLSISTLYARLESSKAREISFSCFYGILICATPFNQLITSDLVDQYDYSFLYKVASFSFIPGLILIMLTMRFVRLNRKLPLYSLDWESFVLFSVAVVLFGYITIYGQQYYWFEDSDIRLAGLGILVTLAVFIWRQKYLKRPYINWHVWKYRNFKIGLFLLFILYICRFASGITNVHFVNSLRLDPRHLSYLNVFNLIGLVLGVIIACVWLIKRRPIRFIWSLGFICLFLFHIGMYMQFAPTANPDDYYALLFCQGIGVGLLMVPTIIYCVASVPVSLGASAAAVCLGVRYFGYTCSIAIMNYYNLYSSKQHLNRFADYLNWSNPILQGKLVQNAAKLQSRGLLHTPAEKASEKMLLSDLGKQIELRYAMDYFEILSWLLLIIVILVIFTPYLSKTWVYLKSRTVSPF
- a CDS encoding AraC family transcriptional regulator, giving the protein MRIIDSLEFIDSNEDGVFITHEKSTKRYPLHQHQKGQLTYVEGGITYVTVDSITYVVPAKYFFWIPKEVPHILRLSHSATVLHSLYYYTLDDDKDPFYTKLGIYGASDLLIEMIGYTACWHDQMVDQNTPNFVFLQALKNILPTFIDKNMQLQLPFSDNPRMIKITDYLDVHFGLPLTLTDISSKFNMSERSVSRLFQAELQISFLQYLKTLRIVKAIELLMKTEHSVSEIANAVGYVTLGSFSNTFYEFTGMRPLEMRRNR
- a CDS encoding RES domain-containing protein, with protein sequence MSTQEKALKEIIAYRDRLEEIEYEDIKTLIKESIRHIPIALAKLHKNAMIDRVRLNNGKPFFTSENELSYITDEEVINTHLTEFGRANKPHQPLFYGALMSEKIRENRMTAYAETSTLLRDTESVNLEGELFTLSRWKTNQELIVPEIVFSEEAITANPQIEASFRKYYNDLMIEPMRELALRQLQLFSQEFARKIRSHHDYKIAVAYADLLMTEGDYPGILYPSVQTGYQGQNLVLRPDIVDKHLVLTSVSTHRVHKNKLNSTMANYYHTQNFGENNSNFVWDLGECDEDYLIKKWSNQVEKEN
- a CDS encoding HlyD family secretion protein, coding for MDIKTRIKITDRLITRITRYLALLIIFVGSIWGIRTLWIYLKYEQTNDAQVQEYINPVISRVGGYLTEVRFEENQIVNKGDTLLIVDNREYTYDQAATSAEIAKQYAQVKELEARQYTLSQSAAAAKSQIQGRESKYRQQELDYNRYKKLYEADAATAQMLEEKQAQLNIGKSDYKSSVENARAATAGIADLEAQKNVVAKEIARLQELEKYKNLNVGYTVITAPYRGRMGKRSIDLGQMISVGQVLTYIVNDETPKWIIANFKETQIRNIHVGNEVDVVVDAYPDTKFIGKVISIAPATGSSFSLLPPDNATGNFVKIVQRIPVRIEITSPTESEELLKAGMNVNAFIAKKQTNAK
- a CDS encoding TolC family protein, with the protein product MKLGKFHLLAVLTSCITSGYCQRVSPSISQMDTLSITLNEVWQQTDLNSKRGLIQNKEQEIRRENTKDAEIGRYPVFNAFGRAEKASNIPVYTDGLFHKPEQHDVIHTLYNTGVSMYLNLYSGNRQNLEIEERKTLENKASIMANMTKSEVRLEAIRSYLALARLAKFKKVITSDITDHKEQLEEIEHLYKNGVVLKSDVLRATMEISKREMTLVQINNDMLIENQKLVLLMGYKDTDFIKTQDSFDDMATVEPYETSLEIALEHGFKHLLSEEDLALSEIEQKKVKANTKPSIGLIGNFTMANPQIFLYPYNPSWYSLGTIGVQVSFPISNLYHNVHKVRSRALEHEKEELQHKNVQDQIKQEVQQAYLRYQESFVQIEVCTKNKIQAAENARIIKSTYFNKISLLTDLLDADVQHLQTQFEIEAAKLDNIYKYYTLQLAKGLL